From the Oleiharenicola lentus genome, one window contains:
- a CDS encoding bile acid:sodium symporter family protein → MSRVLTLLTNAFPVWVVALSTVALAQPAWFAWFSGPWITWGLAVIMLGMGLTLTFDDFRGIGRMPKAVALGFVGQFTIMPFLGWAMGRGFALETPYAVGLILVACCPGGTASNVVTYLARANVALSVVMTMCSTFAAVAMTPLLTSWLAGTLVEVDAWGMFKSTVQIVVAPVVVGLLVNRFAPRLVQRVQLALPLVSVVVIALICASIIGGSAAAVKGAAGRLLGAVFGLHAGGFLLGYVAARVLRFDVNVARTVSIEVGMQNSGLGVALARKHFPDPLTAVPCAISSVFHSVIGSILAGWWRWRSRG, encoded by the coding sequence ATGTCGCGCGTGCTTACCCTGCTCACGAACGCCTTCCCCGTGTGGGTCGTGGCGTTGAGCACCGTCGCCCTGGCTCAACCCGCGTGGTTCGCGTGGTTCAGCGGTCCATGGATCACCTGGGGCCTCGCCGTCATCATGCTCGGCATGGGCCTCACTCTGACCTTCGACGACTTCCGCGGCATCGGCCGCATGCCCAAGGCCGTGGCGCTCGGCTTCGTTGGCCAGTTCACCATCATGCCGTTTCTTGGCTGGGCCATGGGCCGCGGCTTCGCGCTGGAAACACCCTACGCCGTCGGCCTCATCCTCGTCGCCTGCTGCCCCGGCGGCACCGCCTCCAACGTCGTCACCTACCTCGCCCGCGCCAACGTCGCTCTGTCCGTCGTGATGACCATGTGCTCGACCTTCGCCGCCGTGGCGATGACGCCCCTGCTCACGTCCTGGCTGGCCGGCACGCTCGTCGAGGTGGACGCCTGGGGCATGTTCAAGTCCACCGTGCAGATCGTGGTCGCGCCCGTCGTGGTGGGTCTGCTCGTGAACCGCTTCGCGCCGCGTCTCGTGCAACGCGTGCAGCTCGCCCTGCCGCTCGTGTCGGTCGTCGTCATCGCGCTAATCTGTGCCAGCATCATCGGCGGCAGTGCCGCGGCGGTGAAGGGCGCCGCGGGGCGGCTGCTCGGCGCGGTCTTCGGCCTGCACGCCGGCGGATTTCTGCTCGGCTACGTCGCCGCGCGCGTGCTGCGCTTCGACGTGAACGTCGCCCGCACCGTCTCGATCGAGGTCGGCATGCAGAACTCCGGCCTCGGCGTCGCCCTCGCGCGGAAGCATTTCCCCGACCCGCTCACCGCCGTCCCCTGCGCCATCTCCAGTGTCTTCCACTCCGTCATCGGCAGCATCCTCGCCGGCTGGTGGCGCTGGCGCAGCCGGGGCTGA
- a CDS encoding energy transducer TonB: MNPKFCLVFLIMGLSAAAVPPPVFESAGVVVTVEPQIPARLRMEGLRDGRVTFAVDVDAEGKLTDWLVLEASHADLIAPCSEAIQRWRFSPARYDGARVPVRVKFTVNLSMTGAVISRTVVDTVGDFFERVAGRPLDYRISRGNEIDRPLEALNRVSPAYASEAQRQGVAGRVTVFFFVDERGQVRLPAVSAETHPYLSGIAVRAMREWKFTPPTREGRPVTVEASQAFVFGGEGK, from the coding sequence ATGAATCCTAAATTCTGTCTCGTCTTCCTGATCATGGGCCTGAGTGCGGCGGCGGTGCCGCCCCCGGTCTTCGAGTCGGCCGGTGTGGTGGTCACCGTTGAACCGCAGATTCCCGCGCGGCTGCGGATGGAAGGCCTGCGCGACGGGCGCGTGACCTTCGCGGTGGATGTGGACGCCGAGGGCAAGCTGACCGACTGGCTGGTGCTGGAGGCCTCGCACGCGGACCTCATTGCGCCGTGCAGCGAGGCGATCCAGCGCTGGCGCTTTTCGCCCGCGCGCTACGACGGGGCGCGCGTGCCGGTGCGGGTGAAATTCACGGTGAACCTGAGCATGACCGGCGCGGTCATCAGCCGCACGGTGGTGGACACGGTGGGCGATTTCTTCGAGCGCGTCGCCGGGCGCCCGTTGGACTACCGCATCAGCCGGGGGAACGAGATTGACCGTCCGCTGGAGGCGCTGAACCGGGTGAGTCCGGCATATGCCAGCGAGGCCCAACGGCAGGGCGTGGCCGGGCGCGTGACGGTGTTTTTCTTTGTGGATGAGCGCGGGCAGGTGCGCTTGCCCGCGGTGTCGGCCGAGACGCATCCCTACCTGTCGGGCATCGCCGTGCGCGCCATGCGCGAGTGGAAATTCACGCCGCCCACGCGCGAAGGCCGGCCGGTGACGGTGGAGGCGAGCCAGGCGTTTGTGTTTGGCGGGGAAGGGAAGTGA
- a CDS encoding energy transducer TonB produces the protein MKFPRVLSLAALLTAALSGFAQFESARIHPDNALPAYPPSLQTAGITRGYAIAAVSIDTEGKVQDAMILAHTHARLAEVTRQALGEWRFIPARLDGTPVPVQTELRIDYSLEGAVITSNLLNHFFFDHLEGAGDLAVKTALCSAAKLDRPPQLVAGDAPRYAEGANKDGVSGRVQVHFYIDERGEVRFACAEPAGHPYLLAQAVQAVRRWKFDPPTSRGRPVMVAAVQEFDFGGGHR, from the coding sequence ATGAAATTCCCCCGTGTGCTTTCCCTTGCCGCGCTGCTCACCGCCGCGCTTTCCGGTTTCGCCCAGTTCGAATCCGCCCGAATCCATCCCGACAACGCGCTGCCGGCGTATCCGCCGTCGCTGCAGACCGCGGGCATCACGCGCGGTTACGCGATCGCGGCCGTGAGCATCGACACCGAGGGCAAGGTGCAGGACGCGATGATCCTGGCGCACACCCACGCCCGTCTGGCCGAGGTGACGCGGCAGGCGCTCGGCGAGTGGCGCTTCATCCCGGCGCGGCTCGACGGCACGCCGGTGCCGGTGCAGACGGAGTTGCGGATCGATTACAGCCTGGAGGGGGCGGTGATCACGAGCAACCTGCTGAATCATTTTTTCTTCGATCACCTGGAGGGGGCGGGCGACCTGGCGGTGAAAACGGCGCTGTGCTCCGCCGCGAAGCTCGACCGGCCGCCGCAGCTGGTGGCGGGGGACGCCCCGCGGTATGCGGAAGGCGCGAACAAGGACGGCGTGAGCGGCCGCGTGCAGGTGCATTTCTACATCGATGAGCGCGGCGAGGTGCGTTTCGCCTGTGCGGAGCCGGCGGGGCATCCCTACCTCCTGGCGCAGGCGGTGCAGGCGGTGCGGCGCTGGAAGTTTGATCCGCCGACCAGTCGCGGCCGGCCCGTGATGGTCGCGGCGGTGCAGGAGTTTGATTTCGGCGGCGGCCACAGGTAG
- a CDS encoding PAS domain S-box protein: protein MPPEPTMPDTVEQRLRVQERQLAMIFNSSRDMMMLVRVEPGVLFRVVSVNREYLSKVHAVGYRYTAEDFAGKTCDEVMALFRFPPAAVEAIRAQYRQVIETRQVLTYDEQKSGPAGVFHGRTTISPLLDETGACAFVLYATQDITAQRVAEQERQRSEEMLRAILDHSFQFIGLLDREGRLLRPNQTSLDAVGVSREEVVGKYFWDTPWWTHSPAEQARLREAVGRAAQGEFVRYETTHPTAAGRMLTIDFSLKPVRDERGTVVAIIPEGRDITESKEAEQALRESEEKFAKAFRASPQAMSIASLDDGRYLEINQAHQELFGYQPEEVVGRTPAELGIVMDASVTLGALNELRNRGRVRDLQLNARTRDGRVITVLNNAELIRVGGRDCALLTSRDITAQLQAERALRESEAKFAAAFRVSPDFSAIVDYETGRHIEVNDAIVSFFGYSREEIIGKTALELGMIPSEEPRARMLELLNRDGKVRGMRTPARTRDGREVTVELSAEIVHIRGRKCILRISRDITTALKAEQALRESEEKFARAFRSSPQALVITEIPSGRYIDVNLGFERLTGYSREEVIGRTAVEIGIWENQADREDLMRRMQREGWARDVEYVFRGKQQQRVITRCSFEQIEVSGRRCLLSVIEDITERRRAEEGKAALEEQLRQNQKLEALGTLAGGIAHDFNNILTAIIVNQELALMDIHEPVDLRRRLEEIGQASGRAKELVRQILTFSRQQPHEKLRQRLQLIVREALGLLRSSLPTTIEIRQDLSPETPPVLADASQIHQVVMNLCTNAAHAMRESGGRLTVRLASRQLDAAACCALPGLQPGAYAQLTVTDTGHGMDAATLAHIFEPFFTTKGPGEGTGLGLAMVHGIVQNHHGGIFVHSLPGAGTTFDLFFPEDPGTDSTAPMSGSAIVPGHGESVLVVDDEESICFAVGAMLRKIGYRVETFTDPSAALERFKAGPSQFQLLLTDRTMPHITGPALIARMREWWPGLPALLMSGHDSPGGTHSVPPHADYGLVAKPLDIADLSRVVRDALKSSSTS from the coding sequence ATGCCGCCTGAGCCGACCATGCCTGACACGGTGGAGCAGAGGCTGCGCGTGCAGGAACGGCAGCTGGCGATGATTTTCAACAGCTCGCGGGACATGATGATGCTCGTCCGGGTCGAGCCGGGCGTGCTGTTCCGCGTGGTGTCGGTCAACCGCGAATACCTGAGCAAGGTTCATGCAGTGGGTTACCGGTACACGGCCGAGGATTTTGCCGGCAAGACCTGCGACGAGGTGATGGCCCTGTTTCGTTTCCCGCCCGCGGCGGTCGAGGCGATCCGGGCGCAATACCGGCAGGTGATCGAGACCCGCCAGGTCCTGACCTACGATGAGCAAAAGAGCGGGCCGGCCGGTGTTTTCCATGGGCGCACGACGATCTCGCCCCTGCTGGACGAGACCGGGGCCTGCGCCTTTGTGCTCTATGCGACGCAGGACATCACCGCGCAACGGGTGGCGGAGCAGGAGCGCCAGCGGAGCGAGGAGATGCTGCGGGCGATCCTCGACCACTCGTTCCAGTTCATCGGCCTGCTGGATCGCGAAGGCCGGCTGCTGCGGCCGAACCAGACCTCGCTCGACGCGGTCGGCGTCAGCCGCGAGGAAGTGGTCGGCAAATATTTCTGGGACACACCCTGGTGGACGCATTCCCCGGCGGAACAGGCGCGGCTGCGCGAGGCCGTCGGCCGGGCGGCGCAGGGGGAATTCGTGCGTTACGAGACGACGCACCCGACGGCCGCGGGGCGGATGCTGACCATCGACTTCTCGCTCAAGCCCGTGCGTGACGAGCGCGGCACGGTGGTGGCGATCATTCCCGAGGGGCGGGACATCACGGAGAGCAAGGAGGCCGAACAGGCCCTGCGCGAATCGGAAGAGAAGTTCGCCAAGGCCTTCCGGGCGAGCCCGCAGGCCATGTCCATAGCCTCCCTGGACGACGGCCGCTACCTCGAGATCAACCAGGCACACCAGGAACTTTTCGGCTACCAGCCGGAGGAGGTCGTCGGCCGCACGCCGGCGGAACTGGGCATCGTCATGGACGCTTCGGTGACCCTAGGCGCCCTCAACGAGCTCCGGAACCGCGGCAGGGTGAGAGACCTGCAGCTCAACGCGCGCACCCGCGACGGCCGGGTGATCACGGTGCTCAACAATGCGGAGCTCATCCGCGTGGGCGGCCGGGACTGCGCGCTGCTGACCTCACGCGACATCACGGCGCAGCTCCAAGCCGAACGGGCGCTGCGGGAGTCGGAAGCGAAATTTGCCGCCGCCTTCCGGGTTTCGCCCGACTTCAGTGCCATCGTCGATTACGAAACCGGCCGGCATATCGAGGTGAACGATGCGATTGTGTCGTTCTTCGGCTACAGCCGGGAGGAAATCATCGGGAAGACCGCGCTTGAGCTCGGCATGATTCCCAGTGAGGAGCCGCGCGCCCGGATGCTGGAGCTGCTCAACCGGGACGGCAAGGTCCGCGGGATGCGCACCCCCGCCCGCACGAGGGACGGCCGCGAAGTCACGGTCGAGCTGAGCGCCGAGATCGTGCACATTCGCGGACGCAAGTGCATCCTGCGCATTTCACGTGACATCACCACCGCGCTCAAGGCCGAGCAGGCGCTGCGCGAATCGGAGGAGAAGTTCGCACGGGCCTTCCGCTCCAGCCCGCAGGCGCTGGTGATCACCGAGATCCCGAGCGGACGCTACATTGACGTGAACCTTGGGTTCGAGCGGCTCACCGGCTACAGCCGGGAGGAGGTCATCGGCCGCACGGCGGTCGAGATCGGGATCTGGGAGAACCAGGCTGACCGCGAGGACCTCATGCGGCGCATGCAGCGCGAGGGCTGGGCGCGGGATGTCGAGTATGTGTTTCGCGGCAAGCAGCAGCAGCGTGTGATCACGCGTTGTTCGTTCGAACAGATCGAGGTTTCAGGCCGGCGGTGCCTGCTGAGCGTGATCGAGGACATCACCGAGCGGCGGCGGGCCGAGGAAGGGAAGGCCGCGCTGGAGGAGCAGCTCCGGCAGAACCAGAAGCTGGAGGCCCTCGGCACGCTGGCCGGCGGCATCGCGCATGACTTCAACAACATCCTGACCGCGATCATCGTGAACCAGGAGCTGGCGCTGATGGACATCCACGAACCAGTGGACCTGCGGCGCCGGCTGGAGGAGATCGGGCAGGCCAGCGGCCGGGCGAAGGAGTTGGTGCGGCAGATCCTCACTTTCAGCCGCCAGCAGCCGCACGAAAAGCTCCGGCAGCGCCTGCAGCTGATCGTGCGGGAGGCGTTGGGCCTGCTGCGGTCTTCGTTGCCCACCACCATCGAGATCAGGCAGGACCTTTCCCCCGAGACCCCGCCCGTGCTCGCCGATGCGTCGCAGATTCACCAGGTGGTGATGAACCTCTGCACGAACGCCGCCCACGCGATGCGCGAATCCGGCGGCCGGCTCACCGTGCGGCTGGCGTCGCGCCAGCTCGACGCCGCGGCCTGTTGCGCCCTCCCGGGCCTGCAACCGGGCGCCTATGCCCAGCTCACCGTCACGGACACCGGGCATGGCATGGACGCCGCCACGCTGGCGCACATCTTCGAGCCGTTTTTCACCACCAAGGGCCCCGGCGAGGGCACGGGTCTCGGACTGGCGATGGTGCACGGCATCGTGCAAAACCACCACGGCGGCATCTTCGTGCACAGCCTGCCCGGTGCGGGCACGACCTTTGACCTCTTTTTCCCCGAGGATCCCGGCACCGACAGCACGGCCCCGATGTCCGGCTCGGCGATCGTGCCCGGACATGGCGAGAGCGTGCTCGTGGTGGATGACGAGGAATCCATCTGCTTCGCGGTGGGCGCCATGCTGCGAAAGATCGGCTACCGCGTCGAGACCTTCACCGACCCGAGCGCCGCGCTGGAGCGTTTCAAGGCCGGGCCGTCGCAGTTCCAGCTGCTGCTGACCGACCGCACGATGCCGCACATCACGGGGCCCGCGCTGATCGCCCGCATGCGCGAATGGTGGCCCGGCCTGCCGGCCCTCCTGATGAGCGGGCATGACAGCCCCGGCGGCACCCATTCCGTGCCGCCGCACGCAGACTACGGGCTGGTCGCCAAGCCGCTGGACATCGCCGATCTGTCCCGGGTCGTTCGCGATGCGCTCAAATCCTCCTCCACCTCCTGA
- a CDS encoding response regulator: MENPPTESRGRVLFADDDRAAREGLAEMLRRLGYDCETAPNASEALQKLRAAPYEALISDIHMPGNTSLELVEAAVQAAPGLPVILLTGRPSVETASRSVRLPVAAYLTKPPEMTELTKVLDQAIAEFRELALIQSGRQRLRDWEQQLARIEQLSVRTPADGAMEDFIRVSLRQAILVLSDLERATQALDRRAAGRLREVDHVAALRRTVEVLERTRQNFKSKDLADLRKQLEQLLNRNEGQGAGI, encoded by the coding sequence ATGGAAAATCCCCCCACCGAATCCCGCGGACGCGTGCTGTTCGCCGACGATGACCGGGCCGCCCGCGAAGGCCTGGCCGAGATGCTGCGCCGTCTGGGCTATGATTGTGAGACCGCGCCCAACGCCAGCGAGGCCCTGCAAAAACTGCGGGCCGCGCCCTACGAGGCCCTGATCTCCGACATCCACATGCCCGGCAACACCTCGCTCGAGCTGGTCGAGGCGGCGGTGCAGGCGGCCCCGGGGCTGCCCGTCATCCTGCTCACCGGACGCCCTTCGGTGGAGACCGCCTCGCGCTCGGTGCGGCTGCCTGTCGCCGCCTACCTGACCAAGCCCCCGGAAATGACTGAGTTGACCAAGGTGCTCGACCAGGCGATCGCCGAATTCCGGGAACTGGCGCTGATTCAATCCGGCCGGCAGCGGTTGCGCGACTGGGAGCAGCAGCTGGCGCGGATCGAGCAGCTTTCGGTGCGCACGCCGGCGGATGGCGCGATGGAGGACTTCATCCGCGTCTCCCTGCGGCAGGCCATCCTCGTGCTCAGCGATCTCGAACGGGCCACCCAGGCGCTCGACCGCCGGGCGGCCGGCCGGTTGCGCGAGGTGGACCATGTGGCGGCCCTGCGCCGCACGGTCGAGGTGCTGGAGCGCACCCGGCAAAATTTCAAGAGCAAGGACCTCGCCGATTTGCGCAAGCAGCTGGAGCAACTGCTCAACCGGAACGAGGGGCAAGGCGCGGGCATCTGA
- a CDS encoding methyl-accepting chemotaxis protein: MKLISQRGLNTRMLLSIGLTVLAGLAVLLTLTTLRVVHSARQEANALSRTKAQAIGAEMAHRLGRAIGTARTLSEALEGILAEGHPSRAQADAMLRGSLEGNTDYIGVWTLWEPNAFDGRDADYVNKPGHDATGRYIAYWNRGSGKVIVEPLVDYTTEGAGDYYLLAKHSNQETVLEPYIYKVAGRDVLMTSLVVPVNRADGTFAGVVGVDLPLETLGAEIAKVKVGETGYAALVSNTGIYAAHPRAERLGKPMKDTDPWVVPFLGNLKKGEAFETESFSRTLNDMTYRFGVPVRIGSSSTPWCVSITIRESEVLAGAWKLRNTILLAGAVVLGAVLLVVWWIARGISRPVRAIALQLGSGADEVTAASGQVSTAGQSLAAGASEQAASLEETSSSLVELSSMTKRNADHAATAKALAAETRAAADAGATDMHQMSTAMADLQKASSSVAAIVKTIDEIAFQTNILALNAAVEAARAGEAGAGFAVVAEEVRNLAQRSASAAKETASTIAEAVRMSELGVGISGKVTSGFAGIVDRTRRLDSLVAEIASACHEQNEGIVQINTAVSQMDKVTQGNAASAEENSAAAEELNAQAVTLKGCVNELMQIVNGRSAGTVVSPTLPLKRPAAPVFPRTGSTAKPAAGADFFEDMPADAGAARQNHARA, encoded by the coding sequence ATGAAACTCATCAGCCAACGCGGATTGAACACCCGCATGCTCCTCTCGATCGGCCTGACCGTCCTCGCCGGACTCGCCGTTCTGCTCACCCTGACCACCCTGCGCGTGGTGCACAGCGCCCGGCAGGAGGCCAATGCCCTGAGCCGCACCAAGGCCCAGGCCATCGGCGCCGAGATGGCGCACCGTTTGGGCCGCGCCATCGGAACCGCCCGCACCCTCAGTGAGGCGCTGGAGGGCATTCTCGCGGAAGGGCATCCGTCCCGGGCCCAGGCCGACGCCATGTTGCGCGGCAGCCTTGAGGGCAACACCGACTACATCGGCGTGTGGACGCTGTGGGAGCCGAATGCCTTTGACGGCCGCGATGCCGACTACGTGAACAAGCCCGGCCACGACGCCACCGGTCGCTATATCGCCTATTGGAACCGCGGCAGTGGCAAGGTCATCGTCGAACCGCTGGTGGATTACACCACCGAGGGCGCGGGCGACTACTACCTGCTGGCCAAGCACAGCAATCAGGAGACGGTCCTCGAGCCCTACATCTACAAAGTCGCCGGCCGCGACGTGCTCATGACCAGCCTCGTGGTGCCGGTGAATCGCGCCGACGGCACGTTCGCGGGCGTGGTCGGCGTGGACCTGCCGCTCGAGACCCTCGGGGCCGAGATCGCCAAGGTGAAGGTGGGCGAGACGGGCTACGCGGCCCTCGTCTCCAACACCGGAATTTATGCCGCCCATCCCAGGGCAGAACGTCTGGGCAAACCGATGAAGGACACCGACCCCTGGGTTGTGCCTTTCCTCGGCAATTTGAAGAAGGGCGAGGCTTTCGAGACGGAAAGCTTCTCCCGCACGCTGAACGACATGACCTACCGCTTCGGCGTCCCCGTGCGCATCGGTTCATCGAGCACGCCCTGGTGCGTCAGCATCACCATCCGCGAGAGCGAGGTGCTGGCCGGGGCTTGGAAGCTGCGCAACACGATCCTCCTCGCCGGTGCGGTCGTGCTGGGCGCCGTGCTGCTCGTCGTCTGGTGGATCGCGCGCGGCATTTCGCGGCCGGTGCGCGCCATCGCGCTGCAGCTCGGTTCCGGGGCCGACGAGGTGACCGCCGCCTCCGGCCAGGTCTCGACCGCCGGCCAGTCGCTGGCGGCGGGCGCGAGCGAACAGGCCGCGTCGCTCGAGGAAACCAGTTCCTCCCTCGTGGAGCTTTCCAGCATGACCAAGCGCAACGCCGACCACGCGGCCACCGCCAAGGCGCTCGCCGCTGAGACGCGCGCCGCGGCCGATGCCGGCGCCACCGACATGCACCAGATGTCCACCGCCATGGCGGACCTGCAGAAGGCCAGCTCCAGCGTTGCCGCCATCGTCAAGACGATCGACGAGATCGCCTTCCAGACCAACATCCTCGCCCTCAACGCCGCCGTCGAAGCGGCCCGGGCGGGAGAAGCCGGCGCCGGCTTCGCGGTGGTGGCCGAGGAAGTCCGCAACCTCGCGCAGCGCAGCGCCAGCGCCGCCAAGGAAACCGCCTCCACCATCGCCGAGGCCGTGCGCATGAGCGAGCTGGGGGTGGGCATCAGCGGCAAGGTCACAAGCGGGTTTGCCGGCATCGTGGACCGCACGCGCCGCCTCGACAGCCTGGTCGCCGAGATCGCCTCCGCCTGCCACGAGCAGAACGAGGGCATCGTGCAGATCAACACCGCCGTCAGCCAGATGGACAAGGTCACGCAGGGCAACGCCGCCTCCGCCGAGGAAAACTCCGCCGCCGCGGAGGAGCTCAACGCGCAGGCCGTCACCCTGAAGGGCTGCGTCAACGAGCTCATGCAGATCGTCAACGGCCGCAGCGCCGGGACCGTGGTGTCGCCGACGCTGCCCCTCAAGCGGCCGGCCGCGCCGGTGTTTCCCCGGACGGGGTCGACCGCCAAGCCGGCGGCCGGCGCCGATTTCTTTGAAGACATGCCGGCCGACGCCGGTGCCGCGCGCCAAAATCATGCCCGGGCCTGA
- a CDS encoding response regulator, translating to MPGPDAPPQPRILLVDDDDLLAESVAEYLRRHGYAVQVAGEGRVAMDLLARQRYELVISDIFMPEVDGIELLGLLRRCIPAPAVIAMSGSGVGRVECMLKMASVLGASRTLGKPFQPAHLIRLVHELIGPAGVKVAAG from the coding sequence ATGCCCGGGCCTGACGCTCCCCCGCAGCCGAGAATCCTGTTGGTGGACGATGACGACCTGCTCGCCGAGAGCGTGGCCGAGTATCTCCGCCGTCACGGTTACGCCGTGCAGGTCGCGGGCGAAGGCCGGGTGGCGATGGATTTGCTCGCCCGGCAAAGATACGAGCTGGTGATCAGCGATATCTTCATGCCCGAGGTGGACGGCATCGAGCTGCTCGGCCTGCTGCGCCGTTGCATCCCCGCACCCGCGGTGATCGCCATGTCCGGTTCCGGCGTGGGGCGGGTGGAGTGTATGCTGAAGATGGCTTCCGTGCTCGGCGCCAGCCGCACGCTGGGCAAGCCGTTCCAGCCGGCGCATCTTATCCGGCTCGTGCATGAGCTGATCGGACCTGCCGGGGTGAAGGTGGCGGCGGGTTAA
- a CDS encoding VOC family protein, translating into MSSTPPLAAGVRIGHVHLKVADLPRALDFYCGVLGFQLTQRYGPQAAFISAGGYHHHIGLNTWESLGGRPPARGTTGLFHTAILYPTRADLADALRRLMAAGLPLDGASDHGVSEALYLRDPDQNGVELYWDRPAAQWPRTPAGELAMITAPLDLESLLAEKPPG; encoded by the coding sequence ATGTCCTCCACTCCTCCCCTCGCCGCCGGTGTGCGCATCGGCCACGTGCATCTGAAAGTGGCCGATCTGCCGCGCGCGCTCGACTTTTACTGCGGGGTGCTCGGCTTCCAGCTCACCCAGCGCTATGGCCCGCAGGCCGCCTTCATCTCGGCGGGCGGCTATCACCACCATATCGGCCTGAACACCTGGGAAAGCCTCGGCGGCCGGCCACCGGCACGCGGCACGACGGGGCTCTTTCACACGGCGATCCTCTACCCCACCCGCGCGGACCTGGCCGACGCCCTGCGCCGGCTTATGGCCGCCGGCCTCCCGCTTGACGGAGCGAGCGATCATGGTGTGAGCGAGGCGCTCTATCTGCGTGATCCCGACCAGAATGGCGTGGAGCTCTACTGGGATCGCCCCGCCGCGCAGTGGCCGCGCACGCCGGCCGGCGAACTCGCCATGATTACCGCTCCGCTCGACTTGGAATCGCTGCTGGCGGAGAAACCGCCGGGTTAA
- a CDS encoding response regulator, with translation MTNTSPQTNPTVTTAAGLDVLFVDDDQDIADLMTEYLRRCGYKAESATNGQTALKKLRGREVAVLVTDILMPELDGYELIMKLKQRPQRPTIIAASGNASSIGMDFLKSARQLGADRVLPKPYLPTTLLAQVREILGPRTPLPATGT, from the coding sequence ATGACCAACACCTCGCCTCAAACCAACCCCACCGTGACGACCGCGGCCGGCTTGGATGTGCTCTTTGTGGACGACGATCAGGATATTGCCGACCTGATGACGGAGTATCTCCGCCGGTGCGGCTACAAGGCGGAGAGCGCCACCAACGGGCAGACCGCGCTCAAAAAACTGCGCGGCCGCGAAGTCGCGGTGCTCGTGACCGACATCCTCATGCCGGAGCTCGACGGTTATGAACTGATCATGAAGCTGAAACAGCGGCCGCAACGCCCGACCATCATCGCGGCCTCCGGCAACGCCTCCAGCATCGGCATGGATTTTCTCAAGTCGGCGCGCCAGCTCGGTGCCGACCGCGTGCTGCCCAAGCCCTACCTGCCGACCACGCTCCTGGCGCAGGTGCGGGAAATTCTCGGGCCACGCACGCCCTTGCCTGCCACCGGCACTTAA